The window GAATTCCTGTAAGTCAACTGCTTAGTAGCTAGGGCACGTATAGTTACCGCGAGGGCCTGGAGGCCGCTGTTGCCACTCATTGATGCTATCATCGGCATAATAATGGACAAGGCAATAAAACTCCTAATGGTTTCACTGAACCATCCTATTACTATGGAACTTGCGGATGAAGTGAGTAGATTTACCAGTAGCCAGGGGAGCCGTTTTACCACTGTTCTGAAGGTTGGTGAAGTGACATCGCCGTCCGATACCATACCCATATGCAAGACATCCTCTTCTGCTTCCTGGTGCATTACGTTAATTATGTCGTAGACCAGAATGGAGCCCATTATGCGGCCGTCTTTGTTGACTACTGGGGCAGACAGTAAGGAATATTGCCGGAATATTTCGGAGACTTCCTCTTGCTTGGCTCCCGGCCTGATGATTTTAATATCTGTGTTCATCAACTGCCTTACCATGCTGTTCCTGTTGGCACGTATAATGTCGTCCAAGGCTAGTATTCCTACGGGTTGTAGGTGGGGGTTGATCACAAAAATCTCATGAAACTTCTTGTTTGGTCTTGCGTGGTTACATAAAAAGTCGACCAACTGCTCCACACTCCAGTATTCAGGAACAACGGTTATGTCTTTGTGGATAAGCCTACCGGCGCTCTTTTCCGGATATGAAAGCAGCTCTCTTATTAGTGTGGCGTGTGCCTCTGGCATATGAGTTGTAATGGCGGTCTGATACTCTTCGTCTAAATCTTCGATGATTTCAACAATATCTCCGCTGTCTAACCCACCTACCAAGAGCGCAACCTTCTCCGTTCCAAGGGCCCTTATCACTTCCTTACGCAGCCCCGGTACAAGATGTAGTAAGGTTTCAGGTATCAGATCGTCCCTGATATGCAAGAGCAGCTCCCTGCGATGGTTGGGTGCCGACGTCAACAGGAAATAGGCGAGCTGTACCCCATCAAGCCGATCTATGATCTCCTTAATGTCTGAGGACCTTCCCTCCTCTACCGCGTTTATGAGAAAGTCGCTAGTTTGTTTATCCAGCAGATGGTACGACATAGCCCGCGCGACAACTTCGTTGATAGATAAGAAACAACGCTGCGTACTCCTAGCACATTTTTGCGGTCTTGTATATCTTGAAATTGTAACTCAGGTCATGGCGTAATCATGGACTGGTGTTGGAGCCAAAGGTAACCCGTAAAGTATGTAAATTTACGCGCTCCGTGGACTTTCAACGGGGTAGGGTTGTGGTTGACGACATGCGCAGGGGTTACCAATGTTGGTAGTATTACCGCCAGTGGTGCTGGTTGGGCCGCTAAGGGTGCTGTTGCTTATGGTGGAGCTGCAGGAACTGCTAAGGTTGGTGCTGAGGCTGGTGTATATGCTAGTGCTGCTGTAGGAACTGCAGGTGCCAAATGGTTCAGTGTCCAACAGCCTTTCACTATAATCTCTTTGCATAGCCACACGAACTCCCTCAGGGGTTGCTTGTGGCACTGACGCGGAGCCTGAGGAGCCACTCTATCGATGTGTTGTCAAACCGTATTATACCGGCCTATCTATGCACCGATTGAGTTGTTAATGCTGGCGCTGCATTCTATGGTGACCGGTATTATATAGTCGCTCTTTCCTGCAATTTGCGCGACACCGCTTTCGTGCTCGTCGTCTTGGTGAGCTGCATCCGTCGCTTCGCATTCGTCGCTCTCAGGGTGGCATATAAGCCCAGACTCCCCTTCCGCTGCTGCATGCTCGGCTTCAGTACG of the Anaplasma centrale str. Israel genome contains:
- the mgtE gene encoding magnesium transporter — encoded protein: MSYHLLDKQTSDFLINAVEEGRSSDIKEIIDRLDGVQLAYFLLTSAPNHRRELLLHIRDDLIPETLLHLVPGLRKEVIRALGTEKVALLVGGLDSGDIVEIIEDLDEEYQTAITTHMPEAHATLIRELLSYPEKSAGRLIHKDITVVPEYWSVEQLVDFLCNHARPNKKFHEIFVINPHLQPVGILALDDIIRANRNSMVRQLMNTDIKIIRPGAKQEEVSEIFRQYSLLSAPVVNKDGRIMGSILVYDIINVMHQEAEEDVLHMGMVSDGDVTSPTFRTVVKRLPWLLVNLLTSSASSIVIGWFSETIRSFIALSIIMPMIASMSGNSGLQALAVTIRALATKQLTYRNSRRLLFKELCVGFINGAILAAIASIAIIIRFDNTSIELLFVASMITTFSIATFSGAAVPMLLHFFGADPAVSSSIIVCAASDIMAFLIFLGLATIFLM